AGCCCGGACTGGAGCCACGGCAGCGCGCAATCGTCCCGCCCTTCGACGGGCGAGGCCGGCGCGGCGTGAGCGGGCGCCAGCGCGACATGCGCCGGGATCCATCCGGCCTGCCGGATCGCGTGCGACACGATGGCGAGCGCCCGCTGCCCGCGTTCTTCGATCAGCACGCTGTCGACCACGCTCGCGTAGGCGTCGCGCACGACCTGCAGGCAGGCCAGCACGGCCAGCATCGCCAACATGCCCAGCGCGACGCCGACCATCATCCCGGCCAGTGTGAAGCCTGCCGCGCGATGGCGCCCGATCATGGCCGCACCCACAACGCGACGTGGGTGGCCGGCGCCGCCATGTCGAACGGCGAGCCAGCGCGGGCCGACGGCAGCCGGGCGACAGCGAACCGCTCTCCCGGCGCGCAACCGTCACCGGCCATCGGCGCCCCGCACAGCGCGATGCCGTCGGCATCGCCGCCGATCAGCGTCCAGCGGTCCGGGCCGGCTTCCGCCTGTTCGGCGACAACCCGCAGCGTGCCGTTCAGCCGTTCGAGATCGCCGCTCCAGCGTAGCCAACTGCTGCCGAGCATCGCAAGCGGCAGCGCGCCCAGGCCCACCAGCGCCAGGCAGACCAGCGATTCAACAAGCACGTCACCGCCCGCGCGAGCGCGAAGCGGCCGTAGGGCAGGGCGGTGCAGCGGGCAGGGAACAGCCGAAGACATGGCGCATCGGTTCGGTCGGAACGGATGGCCAAGATAGCGGCGAAAGCGGGGTCGAAACGTGTCGGGACGTTGCGGGGTTGCGTCAATGTGTGTCCGAGCCGGGCTCGGAACTGGCCGGGGGCGGCCGCTCCCGCCCTCGGCCGCGCCAGCCAGGCTACTGGTTGATCGTCGGCATCACGCAGTACTGCGTGTCGGCGGCGGGATTGCAGACCCGGGCCCGCCCGAGGGGACTGACTTCGACGAGTCGCCGCGCGTCGCCCAGCGTGAACATGATTGCCATCGCCATTTGCGCCTTGTTGGCCGACTGCGAATAGCCGATTGGCGAAAACGAGATGTACTTGTAGCCGTTCGTGGCGTCGTAGGCGTACTCCATGCCGTCCGGCAGCGGGTCGTACTGCGCGATGAGCGTGTCCGTGCCGTTGTACTTGCCGTCAGGCGACGCATGCTCGTTGAAGACCTGCCAGCCCTTCTTCCAGTCTTCGTCGACCGGCGCCACCGTGATGTAGCTGTTGCTGGCCGCTGCCACGGTGCGCGCCTTGGTCAATGCCGCGTTCAGGCTGTCCGCCGTGGTCAGCAGCCGCTGGTTCTTCATGAACGTGGCCATGCTGGGCACGGCGAAGCCGACGATGACCGCGGCTACCGCGATCGTGGTCATCAACTCGATCAGCGTGAAGCCGCGATGGCGCGGCAGCCTTTGCCGGGTAGCGGTCATGGCGGTCACCAGCAGTTGGGGACGGACTTGGGCGCCGTGCTGCCGATGGCGACCAGCTTCTCGTTGGTGCTGCGCAGTACCAGCGCGTCGCACGTGGGATCGTCGAAGCCGGCATTCGGCTTTGCACGCAGCTCCACGCACTGCCCGTCGTTGGGTGTCCCGGCACCGGTGCAGGGAATCGCCGAGATCGTGTACTTTGCGCCGGTGGGGTTGTCGCCCGAGTATTTCTTGTAGCCGTCCCAGGTGACGGTCGTGCCGGCGGCGTAGTAGGTATTCACCTGCGAAAAATGCCGCTCGAAAAGCTGCATGTTTTCCATCAGCGCCGCCTTGGCTTCGGTGCGCCGACCCTTGCGGATGAATTCCTGGTAGGACGGGTAGGCAATCGCGGCCAGGATGCCGATGACGGTGACCGTCACCATCAGTTCCATCAGCGTGAAGCCGGCTTGCCGGCCCCGCAGTCGAGTATGCATCGCGGGCTCCATCAGTCAATCTTGAAGTTGCGGACTTCGCGCCAGCTCTGGCGGCCCGGGCGCTTCTTCTGGCCGGGGTCGGTCGGGCCGCCGCCCGACGTGGAGATGGTGCCGTCGGCGCCGAAGCTCAGGGCCATCGTCTTGGTGGTCTGGATGTAGCCGCCGACTGAGCCGCGCGGGTCCGAGCTGCGTGTCACGACGATGATCGTCGGCGCGCCGAGCAGGCCGTTGGACGACTGGATGCCCGATGTGCCGTTCACCGGCAGCCCCGTCAGCGTGTTCAGCGTGTAGCTGCGGCTGCCGCCGGCGGTGTTGCAGGCGTCGACGGCCGTGTAGATCGAGTTGAAGTAAACAAGGCCGCCAGACAGCGCCGCCGAGGTGATCTGGCGCTCGGTCTTGTCCAGGAAGTCCATTACCCAGCCGGGCTTGCGCAGACCCACGAAGCCCGGCGCGATCGCCGTGCCGGTGAACTGGATCGTCGAGCCGTCGGCGCTGTACTTCAGCGTCAGCGGGTTCAGGGCGCTGCGGTTGCCGGCATACGACAGCGTGTTGTCGTCGTAGATGCCGTAGAAGGCGTTGCCCGACGTCGGGTTGGGTGCGGTGTCGGCCAGTTCGTAGTACTTGCCGGTACCGAACAACACCATGTAGCCGCCCGGCGCATAGGTCACCGAAGGCTGCATCGTGATGGGCTGGCGCGTGCCCGTGGTCTTGTCGGTGGCAATGAACATCGGCTTGCCGGGGTAGCCGCCATAGGCCGGCAGGGCGCCCTTCTCGCCGGCGTTCCACGTGTCGCTGGTGCCGGAGAGC
This sequence is a window from Cupriavidus pauculus. Protein-coding genes within it:
- a CDS encoding GspH/FimT family pseudopilin, with protein sequence MTATRQRLPRHRGFTLIELMTTIAVAAVIVGFAVPSMATFMKNQRLLTTADSLNAALTKARTVAAASNSYITVAPVDEDWKKGWQVFNEHASPDGKYNGTDTLIAQYDPLPDGMEYAYDATNGYKYISFSPIGYSQSANKAQMAMAIMFTLGDARRLVEVSPLGRARVCNPAADTQYCVMPTINQ
- a CDS encoding type IV pilin protein, which encodes MHTRLRGRQAGFTLMELMVTVTVIGILAAIAYPSYQEFIRKGRRTEAKAALMENMQLFERHFSQVNTYYAAGTTVTWDGYKKYSGDNPTGAKYTISAIPCTGAGTPNDGQCVELRAKPNAGFDDPTCDALVLRSTNEKLVAIGSTAPKSVPNCW